A genomic window from Polyangium spumosum includes:
- a CDS encoding Ig-like domain-containing protein — protein MKIYDVIGWACRVVPVLGVIALAGCGGDEPKGPEGLVCAAPATTPLPASPKGPLSWKGPGGPAQTYSSEALGVNCAFLDGGPEDDTDHHNTVTMLDGYLVMPWAPEWGGGGLSTFRFDDPCAPAPVGTSFSPLMRETHAAGFARMNGWKAVVNGVNGIQFWDLADPAAPTVTSDLSFEGVFWPDAYARVVLSVFWQAPYVYVAAADNGIFVVDATDPAKPVPLTKYKFDPPLRAGAIFAVGNLLAVMAAEGSRTVLLDIGDPARPTPIPGGTFEIEDGAGVRQEAYHAHLNGDKTWYARKSSGGGLIIYDISNPEAPRYAGDYHAPDGNGGYVFLKENVAFIGESHFAEAVDVSDPTKPALLRRFELTGDLDTIIPIGNVVVLSVDDKADEDHGSAVAPFLEAPDTRGPEVTMVNPRNGATSQPLTTRIGLTFGEFVDIGSLWEGSFFVRKLGTTEPIRGQYSGQEGIVNFWPASPLEPDTEYEVVVPAGGVVDFNGNPTQTEFRSTFKTGPCALPPKPTPYVEEEEE, from the coding sequence ATGAAAATTTACGATGTAATCGGATGGGCCTGCCGCGTGGTGCCCGTGCTGGGCGTGATTGCGCTCGCTGGCTGCGGCGGGGACGAGCCCAAAGGGCCCGAGGGGCTCGTCTGCGCGGCTCCTGCCACGACTCCGCTGCCTGCGAGCCCGAAGGGCCCGCTCTCCTGGAAAGGGCCCGGCGGCCCGGCGCAGACGTATTCGTCGGAGGCGCTCGGCGTCAATTGCGCGTTCCTCGACGGCGGCCCCGAGGACGACACGGATCACCACAACACCGTCACCATGCTCGACGGCTACCTCGTCATGCCCTGGGCCCCCGAGTGGGGCGGCGGCGGCCTCTCCACCTTCCGCTTCGACGACCCCTGCGCCCCCGCGCCCGTCGGCACGAGCTTCTCGCCCCTCATGCGCGAGACCCACGCCGCCGGGTTTGCCCGGATGAACGGCTGGAAGGCCGTCGTCAATGGCGTGAACGGCATTCAATTCTGGGATCTCGCGGACCCCGCCGCGCCCACGGTCACGAGTGATCTCTCGTTCGAGGGCGTCTTCTGGCCCGACGCGTATGCGCGCGTCGTCCTCTCGGTCTTCTGGCAGGCCCCCTACGTGTACGTCGCCGCCGCCGACAATGGGATCTTCGTGGTCGACGCGACCGACCCGGCCAAACCCGTCCCGCTGACGAAATACAAATTCGACCCGCCGCTGCGCGCCGGCGCCATCTTCGCCGTGGGCAACCTGCTCGCGGTCATGGCCGCCGAGGGCTCGCGCACCGTGCTGCTCGACATCGGCGATCCGGCCCGGCCCACGCCCATCCCGGGCGGCACGTTCGAGATCGAGGACGGCGCGGGCGTCCGGCAGGAGGCGTACCACGCCCATTTGAACGGCGACAAGACCTGGTACGCCCGCAAATCCAGCGGCGGCGGCCTCATCATTTACGACATCTCGAACCCCGAGGCGCCGAGGTACGCCGGTGATTACCACGCGCCCGACGGGAACGGCGGGTACGTCTTCCTCAAGGAGAACGTCGCCTTCATCGGGGAGAGCCATTTCGCCGAGGCCGTCGACGTCTCCGATCCGACGAAGCCCGCGCTCCTCCGCCGCTTCGAGCTCACGGGCGACCTCGACACGATCATCCCCATCGGCAACGTCGTCGTCCTCAGCGTCGACGACAAGGCCGACGAGGACCACGGCAGCGCCGTCGCTCCCTTCCTCGAGGCGCCCGACACGCGCGGGCCGGAGGTCACCATGGTGAACCCACGAAATGGCGCCACCTCGCAGCCGCTCACCACGCGGATCGGCCTCACGTTCGGCGAGTTCGTCGATATCGGATCGCTCTGGGAGGGCTCGTTCTTCGTCCGCAAGCTCGGCACGACCGAGCCGATCCGGGGCCAGTATTCGGGGCAGGAGGGCATCGTGAATTTCTGGCCCGCCTCGCCGCTCGAGCCCGACACCGAATACGAGGTCGTCGTGCCCGCCGGCGGGGTCGTCGATTTCAACGGCAACCCCACGCAGACCGAGTTCCGCTCGACCTTCAAGACCGGCCCCTGCGCGCTCCCGCCGAAGCCCACGCCTTACGTGGAGGAGGAGGAAGAATGA